CTAAACACAACACGTTGGACATATTAGTGGATTTCAGACTAATCTCGACAGAGATAATAAGCACGTGGCAGAGCTCTGTTCATCCGTTTGGTGCTCCTCCATGTAGACCATTCTTCAAGGAAACTTCAGAAATCTAAACACGCCaaatcaaaagaagaaaaaaaacataaataaataaagaaaaacacgCAATAATTTTCAAGCCGCCATTGTCAAGCTAAGCCATGTTGAATTAATGTATGTGGTTTTGCATGATGAGTGTCACAAAGTCacaacaataaataaataatcaatccCAACCATCGTATATATATAGAACCTCTCTGCTCTCATTGTTCCACCACACCATCTCAAACAAAGAACAAGAACTTAAACATAAAACACAGTTTCAATTTTCAGAGAGAATCAATCTAAAGATGAGTCCTAAGGCATTGCAAGTAGTGATCTTTCTTGGTTTCTTGGCTACTTCATGTCTCTCTCAATCTCCGGCGCCGGCACCAACCACCACCGTTTCTCCACCGACGTCACTTCCTCCGGTGACAGCTGAAACACCTTCTCCAGTTGCTTCACCGCCGGTTCCAGTTAGCGAGCCAACCACCGCTCCAACCACTTCTCCAACAACATCTCCTGTTGCATCTCCTCCTCAAACCGATGCTCCAACTTCTGGTCCTTCCTCTGGATTAACTCCTACTTCAGCTCCGGCTGCCGGACCAGACGCAGCTGCTGATGCGCCTGGAAGCGCCGCATGGGCTAACCAAGCTTTCCTCGTGGGAACATTTGTTGCCGGAGCATTATACGCTGTCGTTTTGGCTTAGAGATCTTTTGAGTTCGGTGGATGCCTTGATCCTCTGCTTTTCGATTACCGTTTTATTAATTACTTCTTTATCtgtgatttttattattattatttgtataatTCTTATTGTCATGAGGATGGACATAGAGAGTAGACGATATTGTtatccatttttatataaactaaaagtaTTCCTTCAAATTATTTGTGTTTTCAATAACAAAATTGTAAGAACGAAGATGGATACTGGCTAGTTGCTTGTACCTTCTGTGAGGCCAACCAACCAAAGATTTGCTCATGCCACAAAatgtaagagcatgattaacctgTGGTTCTTATGACGGAGTTCTtggcggaagttaagaaactgtttcttaacttccgctaaaaaCTCTACTCTAATAACTCCGGGTTAATCATAGTCTAGTAATGACTAAttgaacatatttttatatatttcaaaatcaaa
The window above is part of the Brassica napus cultivar Da-Ae chromosome C8, Da-Ae, whole genome shotgun sequence genome. Proteins encoded here:
- the LOC106412077 gene encoding classical arabinogalactan protein 2-like, with amino-acid sequence MSPKALQVVIFLGFLATSCLSQSPAPAPTTTVSPPTSLPPVTAETPSPVASPPVPVSEPTTAPTTSPTTSPVASPPQTDAPTSGPSSGLTPTSAPAAGPDAAADAPGSAAWANQAFLVGTFVAGALYAVVLA